The genome window CCCTTTGCGACAAGATCTGCTGACTCTGTAGTAGTCTTTAAGAATCTGCTAAAACCCATCTCTTCCACCAACCCTTCACTTGCTAATACCTTTTTATTTTCTATCGTACCTTCtctgtcaaaaaataaaaaatacgaacccttggctatgtatactgtgttagacttgatgagactaGTGCCcttattgctgttcttgtgttgctctaGTTGCTTCTATTGTTACCTCATGTGTCAGTCGCTTtggactaaatgtaaatgttttatttatgttgtcCTAGTAAATCTTTCTTTTCTGTCTGCCACTGCAGGGAGAAACTGAAGTTCCCTCTGTTGCTGTCACCAAGGTCCCAAAAGGGGCAGGGCTAGCTGAGCTGGAGGTGGAACCAGACGAATATGACGTCCCCGCTGACATATCATCCGATGAAGAGTACATGGTGGTAGATGAGGCGGAGTCATCCCGAGGGGCACGTCTAAAGCAGAGCGGATTAAAGGGTCTCGAGAACATCAAAGCAGCGTTCTCCAAAGAGAACATGAACAAGACACGTGACAAGACCCGAGACAACCTCAACAAAACCAAGGAGAGCCTGAGTAAAACAGGCCAAACGCTTGGAACCAAAATCAACCACTTTGGTGAGAAGATTGTGCCTCCTGAGCAGCGTGAGAAGATGCGGCAGAGCGGAGAGCGGCTGAAGGATAACATCGCGAAGAAAGCACCCAATAAAGAATCGTTCCGTATCAAACTGAAGAAGGAACGTACTGTTGCTGAGGGCCAAGAGGGTGCGGAGGCGGAGCTTGCGGTGACTCCACCCAAAGGGAGGAAGTCAAGCCCAGACGTGACCTATACAGAAGTGGTAACTGAGAGTAAGAGGGAGGGTCCAATATCAGAGGAAGGAGCCACTCGTATCCATGAGGATTGAAATCTGGAAATCACCACAGAAGTAAAAAAGAAAGTAAAGGAAAAGTGAGAAACAGAGAAAGTAGTTTGTGAGAGTTAAATGGAAGAATGTTCATATGTTTTCAAACAATAAATCGAAGAGATATCCTTTATATAACCTAAGGCACCTTGTAAGacattaaaatgttaatatattaaaaaacactttgtGTCTTATGTGTTCTGTTACACTGTATTG of Misgurnus anguillicaudatus chromosome 2, ASM2758022v2, whole genome shotgun sequence contains these proteins:
- the cavin4a gene encoding caveolae-associated protein 4a; this encodes MEKKGDVILGVEDESGQPVSALSILSLLERVSTIIDGVQASQQRMEERQQQLESSVSAVQSELIKLTRDHTATATTVDKLLQKARRVSTHVKEVRSRVEKQNVRVKKVETTQDELLTRNKFRVVIYQGETEVPSVAVTKVPKGAGLAELEVEPDEYDVPADISSDEEYMVVDEAESSRGARLKQSGLKGLENIKAAFSKENMNKTRDKTRDNLNKTKESLSKTGQTLGTKINHFGEKIVPPEQREKMRQSGERLKDNIAKKAPNKESFRIKLKKERTVAEGQEGAEAELAVTPPKGRKSSPDVTYTEVVTESKREGPISEEGATRIHED